CTCGACAACCTCGCGTTCACGCCGGAGGAACTCGCCGAGATCGACCGCTACGCCACCGAGTCGGGCATCAACCTCTGGGCGGCCTCCAGCGCGCACTGACCGCGCCGTTCCCCGTCCTCACCGGCCACCGCCACGGGCTCGGCCCGTGGCGGTGGCCGCTTCAGTTCGCGGCGAACTGAGCCTTCGGCCCCGCTCCCTTTTCGTGAATTAAGTCAATTGCTTGACTTAGATTCGGGATAGCGCTTCACTGTCAGTACACCTTGCCATTACGGAGAGGATCGGCATAGTGGCTGACAGTGAATCCGTCCTGGACTACCCGATACCGAATCCCACGGCACTCGAACCGCCCCCCGAGTGGGCGCGGTTGCGCAGAGAATGTCCCGTCGCCAAGATCCGACTGCCGAGCGGAGACGAAGCCACCCTCCTGACGCGATACGCCGACGTGAAACAGGTACTGGCGGATCCACGGTTCACCCGGCAACTCGATACGCGGGCCGGCGCCGCGCGCGTCGCGGCGAACGAATCGGGCGGGGTGTTCAACAGCTCGATGGCCTCGGTCATCCCCCAGGCCGGGCCGGGTCACCGGCGCTGGCGCACCAAGGTCGGCCGCTGGTTCACCGCCAAGCGGATGGCCGCGTTGCGCCCCCGCATCTCGGCGATGGCCGAGCAACTCATCGACGAGATGGTGGAGCGAGGACACCCCGCCGACCTCAGGGCCGCCTTGGGCTTCCCGCTTCCGGTGTGGGTGATCTGCGATCTCCTCGGCGTGCCCAACTCCGACCGCGATCGCTTCTCCTACTGGTCCGACACCCTGCTGAACCTCACGAAGTACGACCAGGCCGAGATCGACGCCGCGCAGGCCGCGTTCGTCGAGTACATGAGCGCGCACGTGGCCGCTCGGCGTGCCGAACCCGGTGACGACCTGCTGAGTTCGCTCATCACCGAGGACGCCGAGGACCCGATGTCCGACGAGGAACTCATCACCACCGGTCTCGGTCTCCTCGTCGCGGGTCACGAGACCACGGCGAACATGATCGGCAAGATGGTCGGCATGCTGCTGTCCGACCGGAGCCGCTGGGAGCAGTTGCTCGAAAACCCCTCCCTCGTGCGCACTGCCGTGGAGGAATCGCTGCGGTTCGACGCCAATCCGGGCGTCGGGCTTCCCCGCTTCATCAGCGAGGACATCGAACTCTCCGACACCGTCGTGCCGGGCGGCACCACGGTGATGTGCAGCATGGGCGCCGCCAACCGGGACGAGAACGCGTTCGACCACGCCGACGAGATGGATCTCTCCCGCAGTCCCAACCCGCATCTGGCGTTCGGCTCCGGCGCGCACTCGTGCCTCGGTCAGGCGCTCGCCAGGACGGAGTTGCAGACCGTCCTCGACGTGCTGTTGCGTCGCCTGCCCACACTGGAGCTCGCCGTCGACGCCTCCGAGCTCGAACGTGTCGAAGGACTTGTGGTGGGAGGGTTGGCCACGCTGCCCGTGCGTTGGTGATGATGCCTGCATGGCAGTGAGGACGATCAGGAGCACGCGGGCCGTCGCCACCCGCAACCGCATCCTGGACACCGCGGAACGACTATTTGCCGAGTACGGTGTCACGGCGGTGTCCAACCGGCAGATCAGCGAGGCGGCAGGCCAGGGCAACAACACGGCGGTCGGGTACCACTTCGGAACGAAAGTGGACCTCGTGCGCGCCATCGTGCGCAGGCACAACGAGGACGTCGAACGACGGCGTCTGGAGATGGTGGAGCGGGCGGCCGACTCGCTCGACCCGCGCGACTGGGTGGCGTGTCTCGTCCACCCGATCGCCGATCACCTCGCCGAATCGGGCAGCCCGACATGGTTCGCGCGGTTCGGTGCCCAGGTGACGACCGACCCCGTGCTCCGGGAGATCATGTACGAGGAGTCGTTGAGCTCCCCCTCACTGGTGCGCACCCTCGACGGGCTCCAGCGCTGCCTTCCCGAGCTACCGACCGAGGTGAAGCTTGAACGCGGCGCGATGACCCGTCAGTTGATCGTGCACATGTTCGCCGAACGAGAGCGTGCTCTCGCCGAGCTGACCGCCACCCCACGCGCCAGTTGGCACGACGCCGCCTCCGGGTTGGTCGACGCCATCGTGGGGTTGTGGTCGGCTCCCGTCACGCCCCGAAACGGACCGGAACCCACGTAACCGGAGGACCGCATGAAGATCAGTGTCGACGAGGACAAGTGCTGTGGCGCGGGACAGTGCGTGCTACTCGCACCGGAGGTGTTCGACCAACGCGAGGACGACGGAATCGTCGTGCTCCTCGACCCCGCACCCGGTGAGGAACTCCACGCCGCGGCCCGCGAGGCCGCCAGCGTCTGCCCCGCCGCCGCGATCACCGTGAGCGAGGAATGAGCGCCCTCTCCAGCGTCCTGGTGATCGGCGCGTCGGCCGCGGGGCTGTCGACGGCCGACGCGCTACGACGGCAGGGCTTCCGGGGAAAACTCACCCTGGTGGGAGCCGAACCCCATCTCCCCTACGACCGGCCACCACTGTCGAAACAGGTCCTGGCCGGAACGTGGGAGCCCGACCGGACCAGGCTGCGAAGCGAAACAGCACTGTCCGCATTGGACGCGGAATTCCTGCTCGGTGATCCGGCCGTCGCCCTCGACGTCACCGACCGCGTCGTGCACACCGCCTCCGGCCGGGCACTGCGGGCCGACGCGCTCGTGATCGCCACGGGCGCCGAACCACGCCGGTTGCCGGGCGGGGACGACCTCGCCGGGGTACACGTGTTGCGCACCCTCGACGACGCTCTCACGCTGCGGGCCTCGCTGACCCCCTCCCGCAGGGTCGTCGTGGTGGGCGAGGGCGTGCTCGGAGCCGAAGTCTGCGCGACCGCCCGGACCCTCGGCGCGACCGTCACCATGGTCGGTCCCCAGCCCGCCCCGCTGGCGAGTCAGCTCGGCCCCTTGGTGTCCGGGCTCCTGGCCGACCTGCACGTCCGGCACGGGGTCGAGCTGGCCCTCGGGCACGCCGTCGACGGGCTCGTCGGCGAGGAAGGCCGGGTCACGGGTGTGCGGCTGGACGACGGTCGGGTGCTGCCCGCCGACGTCGTCGTCGTGGCCGTCGGAGCGACACCGGCGACCGCGTGGCTTCGGGACAGTGGCCTCGCGATCGACGACGGCGTGGTGTGTGACTCCCGCTGCCGGGCGGCGGAGGGCGTCTACGCCGTCGGCGACGTCGCCCGCTGGCGGCACCCCGCTCTCGACACTCCCCTTCGGCTGGAGAACCGCACCAACGCCACCGAACAGGCACAGGTGGTGGCCGCGAATCTCCTCGGGGAGGACCGCGGGTACGCGCCCGTTCCCTACTACTGGACCGACCAGTTCGACACCAAGATCCAGGTGTTCGGTCTGCCCTCGGCGACAGACGAGGCCACGGTGGTGGACGGTGATCCGGCGGACCGGCGATTCGTGGTCCGCTGCACGAGAGCGGGCACCGTCACCGGCGTCATCGGTTGGAGGATGCCCAAACAGACCCGGCTGCGGCGCGCCGAGGTCGCCGACGCGCTCTCCGCGGCCGCCCTGCGATCGGTCTGAACGACTTTCCACGGGAGATCTCGAATGACAAGCACCGCCTCGCAGACCCGCGAGGACACCGCGATTCCCGAATACCCCATGCCCCGCGCCGCGGGCTGTCCGTTCGACCCGCCGCCGCTTCTGAAGGAGCTCCAGCAGCGCACTCCCCTGACGAAGGTACGGCTGCGGGACGGCCGCACGGCGTGGCTCGTGACGCGCTACGCCGACCAGCGCAAGTTGCTGGCCGACCCGCGCATGAGCTCCGACGCCACCAACCCCGGCTACCCGCGACCGGCGGCACGCGTCGCAGGGGGAGGCTCGTCGGTCAGCTTCATCCTCATGGACGACCCGGAGCACGCGCGGCTGCGGCGCATGGTCACGGCGCCGTTCACGGTGCGCAGAGTGCGGGCGATGCGCCCCCGGATCCAGGCCATCGTGGACGGTTTGATCGACGACCTGCTCGCCGGGCCGAAGCCGGTCGACCTCGTCGAGGCGTTCGCGCTCCCGGTGCCGTCACTGGTGATCTGCGAACTGCTCGGTGTTCCCTACTCCGACCACGACTTCTTCCAGCAGCGCAGTAAGGTGGTCATCAAACTGGGCACCGCGCAACGGGAACGGATGGCCGCGCTCGGCGAGCTCGCCGACTACCTCGACGGGCTGATGGGTGACAAGCTCGCCGACCCCGCCGACGACCTGCTGTCGGGCCTCGCCGAACGCGTGCGTGCCGGGGAGTTGACCCGGCAGGAGGCCGCGCGGATGGGCGTGTTGTTGCTCATCGCGGGGCACGAGACGACCGCGAACATGATCGCGCTGGGCACGGCGGTCCTGTTGCAGCACCCCGATCAGCTCGCGTTGCTGCGCGACACCGACGATCCCGCCGTCGTCGACTCGGCCGTGGAGGAGTTGCTGCGCTACCTCCACATCACGCACAACGGCAGGCGGCGGGTCGCGCTCGCCGACATCGAGTTCGCGGGGCAGGTCATTCGCGCGGGAGACGGGGTCATCTTCCCCAACGACATCGGCAACCGTGACCCGGAGGCCTTCCCCGACCCCGACCGGCTCGATCTTCGCCGGGACGCGCGTCACCATGTGGCGTTCGGGTTCGGGGTACACCAATGCCTCGGCCAGTCACTCGCGCGGCAGGAGTTGAGCGTCGTCTACGGCACTCTCTACCGGCGTGTTCCGACCCTGCGGCTCGCCACGGAGCTGGATCGGATTCCGTTCAAACACGACGGTTTGGTGTACGGCGTGTACGAGCTGCCGGTGACCTGGTGACCCACGAGAGGACAGACATGAAGATCACCGTTGACCAGGACAAGTGCGTCGCTTCCGGACAGTGCGTCGTCGCCGCGGAGCGGGTGTTCGACCAGCGCGAGGAGGACGGCGTCGTGGTGCTGCTCGATGCCGAGCCACCGGCAGAACGGGCCGAGGACGTCCGGCGGGCCGCGTCGATGTGCCCCGCGCTGGCCATCCACGTCCGGGGGTGAGGTCTAGCGCAGTGCCGTTCCTCGGGAGGAGCCGATCAGGTCCAGCTCCGCCCGAGTGGGCAGTCCCTCCCAGTCGCCACGGGTGGCGACGGCGAAGGCTCCGCACGCGGTGCCGCGGGCGAGTCGTTCCGCGAGGTCGAGCCCGTCGAGCCAACCGGAAAGGTAGCCCGCCGTGAAGGCGTCTCCCGCCCCCACGGAGTCCACGACGGACACCTCGTGGGCGGGAGCGTGCCACGTACCGTCCGGGGTGGTGACCGACGCGCCCTCGGCGCCGCGTTTGGTGACCACCTCGGCCACCCCGTGCCGCAGCAGGTCGCTCACTCCGCCGACGAGCGCGAGTTCGTCGGGCGAACCGACCACCACGGTGGCGCGGCGTGCCAGCGGGGTGAGCACGCGGGCGGCGTCCTCGGCCGACCACAGTCGCGACCGGAAGTTGACGTCGAAGGAGATCGCCGAGCCGATCTCGGCGGCGCGGTCGCACGCCGCCACCACGGCCTCCCACGCCGTGGTGCTCAACGCCGGGGTGATGCCGCTGAGGTGCACCAGTCGAGTGCCGCCGTCCAAAGCGGACACCACGTCGTCGGGCCCGAGCCGCGACCCGGCCGAGCCGGCGCGGTAGTACTGGACCCGCGTCACGTCGGGAAGCCGCTGTTCGAACAGCACGAGCCCCGTCGGCGCGTCGTCCTCCCGCACCGTGGACGTGTCCACCTCCTCGGCACGCAAGGTACGCACCACGAGCGCGCCCGGCTCGTCCCGGCCCACGCGTCCGGCCCAGCGGACCCGGTGCCCGAGCCGGGACAGTCCCACCGCGACGGTGGATTCGGCACCGGCGACGGACACGCGCGCCGTCGTGCCGAGGCGAAGCAGTCCGTCGGCCCGCATCGCCACCATCGTCTCGCCCAGTGTCACGACGTCCATCACGCCGCACCCCCTCGCCGTGCGGCGGCGACGAACGCCGTGGCGCGTTCCCGCAGTGCCGCGATGTCACCGCCGTGCGGGGCGTCGCCGGTGAGCGGGCTGCCCACACCGACGGCCAGCGCGCCCGCCTCCAGGTAACGCGGCACGTCGGCCAGGCCCACGCCGCCGACCGGGACCAGGGCGGCGTCCGGGAAGGGGTCACGCAGCGCCGCGACATACGCCGGGCCGAGGGTGGCGGCGGGAAAGACCTTCACCGCGGTGGCCCCGGCCTCGCGGGCGGCGACGATCTCGGTCGGTGTCATGGCGCCGGCCAGCACCGGCAGGCCGAGCTCCACGGCCGTGGTCACCCCGCCGCCGAGGGCGGGCGTGACGGCGAACGTGGCTCCGGCGTCGCGGGCACGGCGGGCGTCGTCGGCCGTGACCACGGTTCCCGCTCCCACGCGCACGTCGTCGCCGAGCTCGGCGACCACGCGGTTCAGGACGGTGAGCGCGTCCGTCGACGTCAGCGACACCTCCACGAGCGTGACTCCCGCCTCCGCCAGGACCTCCGCCGTGCGGACGCAGGCGTCGGGGTCGCTGCCGCGGATGATGGCCAGCAGTCGTCGCGCCGCGAGCGCCTCACGCAGGTTCATCGTTCCTCCTCCGTCGAAGCCCGGTCGTCGGACACCACTCCGGCCACGTCCTCGGCGGCCTCGGCCAGCAGCACGCGCATGGCGGCCTCGGCCGCCTCGGGGTCCCGACGCCGGACCGCGTCGACCACGGCCGCGTGGCGGGGCACGGGGTCCGTGGCGCGCGCCTCGTGCACGAGCGCGTCCCGGAGCGACAACGTGGGTTCGACGAGGGAATCGAGGGCGGCCACGAGTTCGTTGTGGGTGGCGCGCAGGAGCGCCCGGTGCCAGCGCAGGTCCGCCGCGGCGGCGGCCTCTGCGTCCCCGTGGCCGGCGGCGGTCATGTCCTCCAACGCCGCGTCCAACTCGGTCAGGTCGGCCTCGTCGCGGCGGCGGGCGGCCAGTGCCGCCACCGCCGGTTCCACCATTCCGCGCAGCTCGCCGAGGTCCCGGAGCAGTCTCGCGGTCTCGCCCGCCGAGGCCCGCCAGCGGATCACGTCGGGGTCGAGCAGGTTCCAGTGCGCCCGACCGCGGACGACCGTGCCGCGCTTCTGTCTTGCCTCGACCAACCCTTTCGCGGCGAGCACTCGCAGCGACTCCCGCAACGCGGTCATGCTCACGTCGAGTTCCCGGCCGAGTGCCGCGAGGTCGAGCACCGAGCCCCGGGGCAGTGCCCCGGACACGATGCGTGCGCCGAGTGTCGCGACCGTCTGCCCGTGGACGCCCCGTCCGCCGTACGTCGTCACGGCGCGAAGTCTCTCCGGCGGGAGCAGCGCTGTCAAGATTAATTATTAATTAATGAGTATTTGACTCAGGCTAGCAGTGCCACCGCCATGAAGATCACGGGAAGGCTCAGCAGGGTGCTGACGGCCACGGCGTCGCGGGCCAGCGTGACCCCGTGGCCGAACCGCACGGCGTAGCCGAACACGTTCTGCGCCGCGGGGAGCGCGGCACAGACCACCACGGCCATCAGCTCCGTGCCGGACAACCCCAGCAGCAGCCCGAATCCCAACCCCAGCAGTGGGTGGATCACGTTCTTCAGCAGCACGATCACCACCAGCGGCACCCTGACGTCCGGGTCCCGCCCCGGCCTGCTCGCCCCGGACAGGGAGATCCCGAACGCCAGCAGCATCGCGGGTACCGCCAGATCGGCCAGCAACTCCACCGGGGCCAGCACCACCTCCGGCACCGTCAGCCCGGACGCCGTCACGACCAGCCCCAACGCCGAGGCGATGGCCAGCGGATTGCGCAACGGTGCGAGAACCGTGCGACGCCACGTCGTCCGATGACCGTTCCGCCGCGCCGACACCACGTCGAGCACCGTGGTGAACACCGGGGTCAGGATCGCGAGCTGGAACAGCAGCACGGGCGCGACCACCGTGGCGTCGCCGAACACGTAGGCGGCCACCGGCAGCCCCAGATTGCCCGCGTTGACGTAGCCGCTGGCCATCGCGCCGATCGCCGTCTCCCCCGCCGGTCTCCGGCGGAGTCTGCCCACCGGCACGTACAGCAGGCAGGCCAGGGAGCTGGTCACGGCGGTCACGAGCAGGTTCGCCGAGAACACAGCCGTGACGTCCGCGCGGGAGAGTGTGGTGAATAGCAGCGCCGGGCTCGCGACGAAGAACGCGGTCCGGGAAAGCACCTCGGTGGCGGAGGGACCGAGCACACCGACTCGTCCGATGGCGTAGCCCACCAGCACCACGCAGGCGAGGACCAGGAACCCTTCGACCACGCCGATCATGTGGCAGTCACGGCTCACCACCGTAGAGCTGTGATCTCCGCCAAACCGGGGTGGGGCCGCCCGCCGTTACGGCGAGCGCGGCGCGGGGAAGCCTGCGGCCATGTCCGACGATCCCCCGAGGCCGGGCGAGCCTCTCACGGCGGTGCCCTGGCGACGTTGGCCCGAAGCGCTCCGCACACGTGGGCGGGAGGTGTTGGCGCACCTGAACGCGGGTCACCCGCAGAACGCGCTCGAAGTGATCGACGAGCTGCTGGCCGACCTGCTCGCGCGGCGCGACTCGCTCGCCGACAGCGCCAACCGGCACTTCGAGCCGTCCACCGACGACCGCAACCCCTGACGCGGGCGTCCACTCAGCCCGTCGCGCGGCGGGCGGCGATGCCGATCAGGAGGGCGCCCACCACGAGCGCGACGGCTCCTCCGGCCAGGGCGGTCCCCGCCACCCAGGGCAGCGCGGGTGCCGTCGCCCCCACCTCGGCCCGAACACTCACCCCCGGATGCCGGTCGGCGTTGAGGACCACCAGCACCCACTCCCCCTCGGACACCGGGGTGTCCAGCGTCACGGCTCGTGTGCCGCTCGCGGTGGCCGCCCAGATGTCGACGCTGTCGGGCGGGGCGGGCGGGGTGCCCGAACGGAATTGCAGCGTCGTGACGTCACGGCCGGTGATGTCACTGACGACGGCGTGCCCGGTGCCCCGCAAGTACTGCTCGGCCTCCTCGGCCGAGGTCATACCGAGGAACACCCGGACTCCGGGGACCGTCGGGGTGACGCGCACCCTGACGTCCCCCAGCTCGGAGGTCACCCAGTCGGCGGCACCGGGTCCGAGCGAGAGCGGCTCGGACGACAGGGCGAAGGTGTCGGTCCGCAGCGTGGCCTCCGCGGTGACGTATCCGTCGTCGTCCCGTTGGGTGCGGTCCGCCCAGAGAGCCAGGGAGCCCGCGGCGAGCAGTCCCAGCGCCCCGAGCGCGAACAGCGCTCCCACCACGACCGGCACGATCCGGCCCACGGTCCAGCCACCCGGTCGCCGGCCTCCCTCGGTGGGCTCGGTGGGTTCGGTGTCCTCCGGGACGAGGCCCTCGTCGGGCTCGGTGCCGCCCATGTCGAGCCGGAACGGCGGGTACTCGTCGGTCAGCAACCCGACGTAGGCGGCCACGCGCAGCACCCAGCGGTTCATGCCGAGCACGAAGTCGAACACCGGCTTCGGGTACGTGCCGGTGAACAACAGCACGATCGCCGCGATGAACACCAGGATGCCGATCAGGCCCACGCCGCCCCAGCCGGGGCCGCCGTCCCCCCACCGCCGCACCAGCCATGCCCCGCCGCCGAGGAACAGCCCGATCACTAGGTAGTGCGGCACCGCCAGCAACCACTTGACGAGGACGAGGCCGCGGTGCAGGCGTGGTGGGTAGTCGATCCGCAGCCGCGCGGGGTAGTCCGGGACGTCGGCCAAGGTGAACGGCGGGTACCGATCGGTGCCCAGGGCGGAGTAGGCGTAGTAGTGCACGCGCCAGTTCCAGCGGAGCACCCCGACGTTGAAGTCGAAGATCGCCCGTGGATAGCGGCCGGTCACCAGGATGGCCACGAACGCGACCACGGTCAGGACCACGAACGCGAGCCACAGCAGCGCGAGGATGAGGAAGTGCGGCACCGCGAGTAACCACTTGACCAGCCACAACCACCGCGACAACGGGGTGTCGAGTCGCGCCTGTACCCACACCGGTCGTAGTTGTGGCGCCATCGGAGGGTCCTCCCGCCGGTTACGACCCGGTCTCACGCGTCCTTCGGCCGCGCTTCTCCAAGCATGGTTCCCGTGGGGTGGCCCGGACATGGGCCCTCGACCCTCGCCTCGGGGTCTTAGGTCCCACAGTCGACTCGCCCCGCCCGCTGCGGGACGATCAGCGGGACACGCCACCTACCCGAGGGAGTCTCATGAACGAATGGGGACTGCAAGGTCGCAGCGTGATCGTGACCGGCGCCGGATCGGGCATCGGGAGGGCCACTGCGCGCCGCTTCGCCGTGCTGGGCGCCCGCGTGCTGGTCAACGACCTGCACGAGAAGGCCGCCGCCGACACGGTCGACGAGTTGGTGGACACCGGAGCCGAGGCCGTCGCCGTCGCGGGCGACGTGAGTTCCCGGAACGTGGTCACCGAGCTCGCGCGGACGGCGGTCGACCGGTTCGGCGCGATCGACGTGCTCGTCAACAACGCGGGCGTCACCGACAACTTCTCCGCCGTCGCCGACGTGACCGACGACGAGTGGGAACGCCTACTGCGGATCAACCTCACCGCGCCGTTTTTGATGGCCAGGGAAGTGCTGCCGTACATGCTCAAGGCCGGCCGAGGCGCCATCGTCAACGTCACCTCGCAGGCCGGGCTCCGGGGGAGCGCCGCGGGCGCCGCCTACACCGCCTCGAAGCACGGGCTCGTCGGGCTCACCAAGTCGCTAGCGGTGACGTACCGCGACAAGGGCATCCGGTGCAACGCCGTCGCGCCGGGAGGCACGGCCACCTCCATCTCGGTGCAGCCGGACCCGAAGGCGTTGGGCCCGACGGCGATCATGCGCCACCTGGGCAACATGGGTCGCATCGCGGAGGCCTCCGAGCAGGCGGCCGTCATCACCTTCCTGGCCTCCGACCTCGCGAGCGACGTCAACGGCGTCGTCCTTCCCGTGGACGACGGCTGGTCGGCGGTGTGACTCGTCGACTCCTACTCGACGACCATGCGGACGGGCGTGCCGCGCTCGATCGTGCGGCTCACGGTGCAGAGCTTGTCGTGCGACAAGGTCACCGTGCGGGGCAGGATCGCGCGAGCGGCGTCGCCTCGCTCCCCCTCGGGGAACCTCACCGTGAACGTGACGGTGAGGTTCTCCATCCGGTTGCCGGACTCGTTGTCCGACACCTTGTCGCCACTCACGGTCACGGTGAACTCATCGGGTTCGGTGCGCCTGCTGGTGGCCACGTCGGTGTCGATCGCGGTGCAGCCGCCGATCGCGGCGAGCAACAGCTCCACCGGGCTGAACTCGTCATCGGCGGTGCCGAACCGCAGGCTGGCACCCCGCTCGTTGTAGGCGACGTAGCGCCCCTCGGCCTCGCGTTCGACGCGCACGGACCTGTGAGATGTCGTCATGGCGTCGAACCTACCGCCACGATCACCCGTCAGGGCCTGGGGATGTTGCGGAGGTTGGACCGGGCGAGCTGGATCATGCGCCCCACCCCGCCCTGCAGCACCATCTTGCTGGTCGCCAGGGCGAAACCGGTGAGCTGTTGGCCGGTAATGCGGGGCGGGATGGACAGCGCGTTGGGATCGGTGACCACGTCCAGCAACGCGGGCCCGTTGTGGTCGAGGATCTCGCGAAGTCCCCTGCGCACGTCCTTGGGGTCCTCGATCCGCACGCCGTGCACCCCGGCCGCTCGGGCGATCGCCGCGTAGTCGGTGTCGGGGTAGGTGGTGGCGTGCGGGGGCAGGCCCGCCACGAGCATCTCCAGGTCGACCATGCTCAGCGACGAGTTGTTGAACAGGACGATCTTCACCGGAAGTCCGTAGTGGACGATGGTGAGGATGTCACCCATGAGCATGGAGAACCCGCCGTCGCCCGCCATGGCGATCACCTGCCGCGAGGTGTCGGGAAGTTGGGCTCCGATGGCCTGCGGCATGGCGTTCGCCATCGAACCGTGCGTGTACGAACCGATCATCCGACGGCGTCCGTTGGGGCTGAGGTAGCGGGCGGCCCAGACGTTGCACATGCCGGTGTCCACCGTGAACACCGCGTCGTCGGAGGCCTCCTCGTCCAGGATGGAGGCGACGTACTCGGGATGGATCGGTTTGTGTCGCTCCACGTCGGTGGTGTAGGCGGAGACGACGTTCTCCAGCATGTCGGCGTGCTTGCGCAGCATCCGGTCGAGGAACCGACGATCGGTCTTGCGAGCCACGCGCGGCGTGAGCGACCGCAGCGTCTCCTTCACGTCGCCGCACACGCCGTGGTCGAGCCGGGAGCGTCTGCCGAGCGCCTCCGGCCGGGTGTCGACCTGTGCGATCCGCACGTCGTCGGGCAAGAACGGCCGGTACGGGAAGTCGGTTCCGAGCAGGATCAGAAGGTCGCACTCGTGCATCGCCTCGTAGGCGGCCCCGTAGCCGAGCAGGCCCGACATTCCCACGTCGAACGGGTTGTCGTACTGGATCCACTCCTTGCCGCGCAACGCGTGCCCGACCGGGGCGAGCACCTTGCCGGCGAACTCCATCACCTCGTCGTGGGCGTCGGCGACGCCGCGGCCGCAGAACAGCGTCACCCGCTGCGCCTCGTCGACCATCTGGGCGAGGCGGTCGAGTTCCTCCTCCCCCGGCCGTACGGTCGGCCCCCCGAAGGGGATCGCCATCTCGGTTCGACGACGTGGGAGGTCCTGCCCCGCGACGTCGCCGGGGACCACGAGCACCGACACGCCGCCTCGGCCGATCGCGGTCTGGATGGCGATCCGGGCGACCTGCGGCATCTGGTCGGGCGTCGAGATCATCTCGGAGTAGTAGCTGCACTCCTCGAACAACCGGTCGGGGTGGGTCTCCTGGAAGTACGACGTGCCGATGTCCTCGCTCGGGATGTGGGCGGCGATCGCCACCACGGGGGCCGAGCTGCGGTGCGCGTCGTACAGCCCGTTGATCAGGTGGAGGTTGCCGGGACCGCAACTGCCCGCGCACGCGGTGAGCCTGCCGGTGATCTGGGCCTCGGCTCCCGCGGCGAACGCGGCGACCTCCTCGTGCCGCACCTGCACCCACTCGATCTTGGGGTTTCGCCGAACGGCGTCGGTGACCGGGTTGAGACTGTCGCCCACGACGCCGTAGACGCGCTGCACCCCGGCCTGCACCAGCATGTCCACCAGTTGCTCGGCCACCGTCTGGTTGGCCATGCGCACTCCCCTCTCGGCCGACACCCGTTCCGCCGGTAAGTAGCCCCTTCCTCCGGACGTGAAACGTGGAAACCGAACAACGCCGCCGTCGGCTCACCCCGGCGGCGTCACCTGTTGAGCCGATTGTGCGCGAACAAAAACAGTCAGTAATGTCGGATCGGAGGATCGGATTACCACGCGTACAGGGGTGAGCCGTGCGGATTTCCGATGTCCTGAAAGCACTGAGAACTCCGGGAATTCTGACGGTTCACCCCGTCTCCCCGCTCGAGGAAGAATTTCCCCGGAACGGAACCGGGAAAAGCAAGGCACGCGCCCCGCAAGACTTCAGCTCGGAAACCTGCGTGTCTCCCGTGGAGATCCTCCACGAACTGAGTGTGGCCACGAGCTTCTTCACCCGAACCCCGTTCGCCGACGCGGAACAGCTCTGGAGAAATCTGCGCCATTGCGGAATGCT
The window above is part of the Saccharomonospora glauca K62 genome. Proteins encoded here:
- a CDS encoding TetR family transcriptional regulator; this translates as MAVRTIRSTRAVATRNRILDTAERLFAEYGVTAVSNRQISEAAGQGNNTAVGYHFGTKVDLVRAIVRRHNEDVERRRLEMVERAADSLDPRDWVACLVHPIADHLAESGSPTWFARFGAQVTTDPVLREIMYEESLSSPSLVRTLDGLQRCLPELPTEVKLERGAMTRQLIVHMFAERERALAELTATPRASWHDAASGLVDAIVGLWSAPVTPRNGPEPT
- a CDS encoding cytochrome P450 — its product is MTSTASQTREDTAIPEYPMPRAAGCPFDPPPLLKELQQRTPLTKVRLRDGRTAWLVTRYADQRKLLADPRMSSDATNPGYPRPAARVAGGGSSVSFILMDDPEHARLRRMVTAPFTVRRVRAMRPRIQAIVDGLIDDLLAGPKPVDLVEAFALPVPSLVICELLGVPYSDHDFFQQRSKVVIKLGTAQRERMAALGELADYLDGLMGDKLADPADDLLSGLAERVRAGELTRQEAARMGVLLLIAGHETTANMIALGTAVLLQHPDQLALLRDTDDPAVVDSAVEELLRYLHITHNGRRRVALADIEFAGQVIRAGDGVIFPNDIGNRDPEAFPDPDRLDLRRDARHHVAFGFGVHQCLGQSLARQELSVVYGTLYRRVPTLRLATELDRIPFKHDGLVYGVYELPVTW
- a CDS encoding ferredoxin; the encoded protein is MKITVDQDKCVASGQCVVAAERVFDQREEDGVVVLLDAEPPAERAEDVRRAASMCPALAIHVRG
- a CDS encoding NAD(P)/FAD-dependent oxidoreductase, translating into MSALSSVLVIGASAAGLSTADALRRQGFRGKLTLVGAEPHLPYDRPPLSKQVLAGTWEPDRTRLRSETALSALDAEFLLGDPAVALDVTDRVVHTASGRALRADALVIATGAEPRRLPGGDDLAGVHVLRTLDDALTLRASLTPSRRVVVVGEGVLGAEVCATARTLGATVTMVGPQPAPLASQLGPLVSGLLADLHVRHGVELALGHAVDGLVGEEGRVTGVRLDDGRVLPADVVVVAVGATPATAWLRDSGLAIDDGVVCDSRCRAAEGVYAVGDVARWRHPALDTPLRLENRTNATEQAQVVAANLLGEDRGYAPVPYYWTDQFDTKIQVFGLPSATDEATVVDGDPADRRFVVRCTRAGTVTGVIGWRMPKQTRLRRAEVADALSAAALRSV
- a CDS encoding ferredoxin, producing the protein MKISVDEDKCCGAGQCVLLAPEVFDQREDDGIVVLLDPAPGEELHAAAREAASVCPAAAITVSEE
- a CDS encoding cytochrome P450 — encoded protein: MADSESVLDYPIPNPTALEPPPEWARLRRECPVAKIRLPSGDEATLLTRYADVKQVLADPRFTRQLDTRAGAARVAANESGGVFNSSMASVIPQAGPGHRRWRTKVGRWFTAKRMAALRPRISAMAEQLIDEMVERGHPADLRAALGFPLPVWVICDLLGVPNSDRDRFSYWSDTLLNLTKYDQAEIDAAQAAFVEYMSAHVAARRAEPGDDLLSSLITEDAEDPMSDEELITTGLGLLVAGHETTANMIGKMVGMLLSDRSRWEQLLENPSLVRTAVEESLRFDANPGVGLPRFISEDIELSDTVVPGGTTVMCSMGAANRDENAFDHADEMDLSRSPNPHLAFGSGAHSCLGQALARTELQTVLDVLLRRLPTLELAVDASELERVEGLVVGGLATLPVRW
- a CDS encoding sugar kinase — protein: MDVVTLGETMVAMRADGLLRLGTTARVSVAGAESTVAVGLSRLGHRVRWAGRVGRDEPGALVVRTLRAEEVDTSTVREDDAPTGLVLFEQRLPDVTRVQYYRAGSAGSRLGPDDVVSALDGGTRLVHLSGITPALSTTAWEAVVAACDRAAEIGSAISFDVNFRSRLWSAEDAARVLTPLARRATVVVGSPDELALVGGVSDLLRHGVAEVVTKRGAEGASVTTPDGTWHAPAHEVSVVDSVGAGDAFTAGYLSGWLDGLDLAERLARGTACGAFAVATRGDWEGLPTRAELDLIGSSRGTALR